A region of Lycium barbarum isolate Lr01 chromosome 3, ASM1917538v2, whole genome shotgun sequence DNA encodes the following proteins:
- the LOC132630186 gene encoding uncharacterized protein LOC132630186, translating to MDLPLIQGVSLTLNDIAGLIQTLSTQYGELSGRLGVMDERFASLQQSVQNNDVRADNLVGGTLPYQRGVGNSMSPSSSSTRLDPRIQLNILVCKEKFHSKNNHGNQRSDERNARGNFDNQERGLNTIKVTLPKFKGSSDPEEFLEWILQSEGIFQVNNISNAMKVKYAITQFEDFATTWWETHKRTREKDGRLPPEDWREMKVLIKKRFVPEYYNEELQKKFYTLQQGNKSVNEYYEEFERIRLRANIEDNNDRNIPRFVAGLNKEISSPMRLHRYFELEEASQAALKVEEGIKEDKIYTPKVPTTSWNKRKDSWKPSSSWDKSKEQKQDFKNQVDKHKPKLESKEGSNKSKFNSPSSIKCFKCQDYGHKMNECPNRRTILAMNGEGYLTDDSDNEEDHEPCDDDFVVESDDHQGEYDTGLVVRRIMQVQFKIMDSTCFLIIDGGSSTNVASAYLVEHLKLSTRNHHTPYRLQWLNNCGELKVTKQVLIKFSIGKYHDEIICDVAPMQACHLLLGRPWKFDRGAKHDGRANKYSFVMNGQKHILNPLTPLQVNEGYKKMRELRERITREDKRTNNKGSKGEKTGNLREEIEINEI from the exons ATGGACCTACCGCTAATCCAAGGGGTGAGTTTAACTCTCAACGATATTGCGGGGCTTATACAAACTCTTTCTACACAATATGGAGAGTTGAGTGGAAGATTGGGAGTCATGGATGAACGGTTTGCAAGTTTGCAACAAAGTGTGCAAAACAATGATGTGAGAGCAGATAATTTGGTCGGTGGAACTCTTCCATACCAACGAGGAGTTGGGAATAGCATGTCACCATCTTCTTCATCTACTCGTTTAGATCCTCGCATCCAACTCAACATACTAGTATGCAAAGAGAAATTCCATTCCAAG AATAACCATGGCAATCAAAGGAgtgatgagagaaatgcaagggGGAACTTTGATAACCAAGAAAGAGGGTTGAACACTATCAAGGTGACTTTGCCAAAATTCAAGGGAAGTAGTGACCCGGAAGAGTTCTTAGAGTGGATATTACAAAGTGAAGGCATCTTTCAAGTGAACAACATTTCAAATgctatgaaagtcaagtatgccatTACTCAATTTGAAGATTTTGCTACTACTTGGTGGGAAACTCACAAGAGAACAAGAGAGAAAGATGGACGCCTTCCACCTGAAGATTGGAGAGAGATGAAAGTTCTAATAAAGAAGAGATTTGTGCCGGAATACTACAATGAAGAGCTTCAAAAAAAGTTCTACACTTTGCAACAAGGCAACAAAAGTGTGAATGAGTATTATGAAGAATTTGAAAGGATAAGATTGAGGGCCAACATTGAAGATAATAATGATCGTAATATCCCAAGATTTGTAGCGGGTTTGAACAAGGAGATTTCTTCTCCTATGAGGTTGCATAGATACTTTGAGTTAGAAGAAGCTTCTCAAGCGGCCTTGAAAGTTGAGGAAGGGATCAAAGAAGATAAAATCTACACTCCAAAGGTTCCTACTACTTCATGGAACAAAAGAAAAGATTCTTGGAAGCCTTCAAGTTCATGGGATAAGTCTAAGGAACAAAAGCAAGATTTCAAGAATCAAGTTGACAAGCACAAGCCTAAGTTGGAGAGCAAAGAAGGTAGTAACAAATCTAAATTTAATTCTCCTTCTTCTATTAAATGTTTTAAATGTCAAGACTATGGTCACAAGATGAATGAGTGTCCCAATAGAAGAACCATCCTTGCTATGAATGGTGAAGGGTACTTGACCGACGATAGTGACAATGAAGAAGACCATGAACCTTGTGATGATGACTTTGTAGTAGAATCGGATGACCACCAAGGAGAATATGATACGGGCTTAGTAGTGAGAAGAATTATGCAAGTTCAA TTCAAGATCATGGATTCCACATGTTTTTTAATCATAGATGGTGGGAGCTCTACAAATGTGGCAAGTGCGTACTTGGTTGAACACTTGAAATTGTCAACTAGAAATCATCATACACCATATCGGCTTCAATGGTTAAATAATTGTGGAGAATTGAAGGTCACCAAGCAAGTTCTAATTAAATTTAGTATTGGCAAGTACCATGATGAAATCATTTGTGATGTGGCACCTATGCAAGCTTGTCATCTACTACTTGGTCGACCTTGGAAATTTGATAGAGGAGCTAAGCATGATGGAAGGGCCAATAAATATTCCTTTGTCATGAATGGGCAAAAACACATTCTTAATCCCTTAACACCATTGCAAGTAAATGAGGGATACAAAAAGATGAGGGAACTAAGAGAGAGGATTACAAGAGAGGATAAGAGAACAAATAATAAGGGGAGTAAGGGAGAGAAAACTGGAAATTTAAGAGAGGAAATAGAAATTAACGAGATTTAA